A window from Chrysemys picta bellii isolate R12L10 chromosome 2, ASM1138683v2, whole genome shotgun sequence encodes these proteins:
- the RBM48 gene encoding RNA-binding protein 48 isoform X1: MAAPGDGVGGVCKHHAQQDVCDSRAKYREGRRPRAVKVYTVNLESRYLLIQGVPALGVMKELVEQFALYGAIEEYNALDEYPAEQFTEVYLIKFQKLQSARIAKRKLDERSFFGSLLHVCYAPEFETVQETREKLQDRRKYIAKATSNRVHFVVKKIQEPKKTVSKNSEHDFQPETLGFSAAGANTGNWDPSACCPYPYQPSCEFSSRNTACPSGGHFQRVLAFPQYVSNCAETSESFCQSKPLTQSAQQGGYTNTPVSLVLQRKVSSDNGIGRFMPRTTQLQERKRKRDQGNQIDFIGIDSDSTGVIIGPRLPEIPKVDMDDDSLNTSASLIRNKLTEVAVSVPKSSGEKPEDTQTKPPIKQRRRI, encoded by the exons GTGTATACTGTCAACTTGGAATCTCGTTATTTGCTAATACAGGGAGTTCCTGCTTTGGGTGTTATGAAGGAATTAGTGGAACAATTTGCATTATATGGTGCCATTGAAGAGTACAATGCTTTAGATGAGTATCCAGCAGAACAATTTACAGAAGTTTATCTTATCAAATTCCAAAAATTACAGAGTGCAAG GATAGCCAAGAGAAAACTGGATGAACGGAGTTTCTTTGGTAGTTTGCTTCATGTGTGTTATGCTCCAGAATTTGAAACAGTCCAAGAGACTAGGGAGAAGCTGCAAGACAGGAGAAAATATATCGCAAAAGCAACAAGTAATAGAG TTCATTTTGTGGTAAAGAAGATACAGGAGCCTAAAAAGACTGTTTCAAAGAACTCAGAACATGACTTTCAACCAGAAACCTTAGGATTCAGTGCAGCAGGTGCAAACACTGGTAACTGGGATCCATCTGCATGTTGTCCTTACCCTTACCAGCCATCTTGTGAATTTTCATCAAGAAACACAGCATGTCCTTCAGGAGGTCACTTTCAGAGAGTGTTGGCATTCCCTCAATATGTCAGTAACTGTGCTGAAACTTCTGAATCCTTTTGCCAAAGTAAACCTTTGACTCAAAGTGCACAACAGGGGGGATATACTAACACACCAGTTTCACTTGTGCTGCAAAGAAAAGTTTCTTCTGATAATGGAATTGGGAGATTTATGCCCCGCACAACTCAACTGCAAGAGCGAAAGAGAAAGCGAGACCAAGGCAATcaaattgacttcattggaatagACTCAGATAGTACCGGAGTCATTATTGGTCCACGGCTACCAGAAATACCAAAAGTGGACATGGATGATGATTCATTGAATACTTCAGCAAGTTTAATTAGAAATAAACTTACGGAG GTAGCAGTTTCTGTTCCAAAATCATCTGGGGAAAAGCCAGAAGATACTCAAACAAAGCCACCAATAAAGCAGAGAAGAAGAATATAG
- the RBM48 gene encoding RNA-binding protein 48 isoform X2, translating into MKELVEQFALYGAIEEYNALDEYPAEQFTEVYLIKFQKLQSARIAKRKLDERSFFGSLLHVCYAPEFETVQETREKLQDRRKYIAKATSNRVHFVVKKIQEPKKTVSKNSEHDFQPETLGFSAAGANTGNWDPSACCPYPYQPSCEFSSRNTACPSGGHFQRVLAFPQYVSNCAETSESFCQSKPLTQSAQQGGYTNTPVSLVLQRKVSSDNGIGRFMPRTTQLQERKRKRDQGNQIDFIGIDSDSTGVIIGPRLPEIPKVDMDDDSLNTSASLIRNKLTEVAVSVPKSSGEKPEDTQTKPPIKQRRRI; encoded by the exons ATGAAGGAATTAGTGGAACAATTTGCATTATATGGTGCCATTGAAGAGTACAATGCTTTAGATGAGTATCCAGCAGAACAATTTACAGAAGTTTATCTTATCAAATTCCAAAAATTACAGAGTGCAAG GATAGCCAAGAGAAAACTGGATGAACGGAGTTTCTTTGGTAGTTTGCTTCATGTGTGTTATGCTCCAGAATTTGAAACAGTCCAAGAGACTAGGGAGAAGCTGCAAGACAGGAGAAAATATATCGCAAAAGCAACAAGTAATAGAG TTCATTTTGTGGTAAAGAAGATACAGGAGCCTAAAAAGACTGTTTCAAAGAACTCAGAACATGACTTTCAACCAGAAACCTTAGGATTCAGTGCAGCAGGTGCAAACACTGGTAACTGGGATCCATCTGCATGTTGTCCTTACCCTTACCAGCCATCTTGTGAATTTTCATCAAGAAACACAGCATGTCCTTCAGGAGGTCACTTTCAGAGAGTGTTGGCATTCCCTCAATATGTCAGTAACTGTGCTGAAACTTCTGAATCCTTTTGCCAAAGTAAACCTTTGACTCAAAGTGCACAACAGGGGGGATATACTAACACACCAGTTTCACTTGTGCTGCAAAGAAAAGTTTCTTCTGATAATGGAATTGGGAGATTTATGCCCCGCACAACTCAACTGCAAGAGCGAAAGAGAAAGCGAGACCAAGGCAATcaaattgacttcattggaatagACTCAGATAGTACCGGAGTCATTATTGGTCCACGGCTACCAGAAATACCAAAAGTGGACATGGATGATGATTCATTGAATACTTCAGCAAGTTTAATTAGAAATAAACTTACGGAG GTAGCAGTTTCTGTTCCAAAATCATCTGGGGAAAAGCCAGAAGATACTCAAACAAAGCCACCAATAAAGCAGAGAAGAAGAATATAG